CTGCCGCGCCACCTCCGTTGGAAGCACCATTACCGCCCTGTGCAGTGTTACCGCTGAAAGTCACGGAATATAAAATCAATATTCCCTGATTGAAAATAGCCCCGCCCATGCCGCCGCCACCGCCGCCGCCGTTGCCACCCAACGCCAGCCCGTTCGTCAAAATCAGATTTCGCAACGTGAGCTTGCCTGCCCCGGGCGAGTTGTAGTTCAAGCTCGCGAGCGTGTTGGAATCTGCCCCCACATAAAAGAAGCGCAACCGGCTTGTCGCTGAGCGCACCATTACCGCGCCATTGCCCTCAATCGTGATATCACTTGCTATCGGCGGCAATGCGTTGGGCCCATACCAGAAGTTGTCGACATTCGAGCAGCTATAAACGGCATTGGTTGCCAAAATAATAACGTGAGGACCTGGATTGGTATTCGCCAGGTTGATGGCGTCGCGCAAAGAACTGGCATCGGCCGCATAATTCGTAACACTTTGCGCACGCAATGCTGCAAATTTGCCCCCGGTTAACAGAATACCCACAGCAATCAATGCCCTCCAAATAGCAGGAGCACTGTTACGTACGAAATAAATTTTCATAATGATTAAGGGATTACAAAACGGAACGATTGACTCTCTGTAAATTTCCAACCTTAGCGTGCTCCTTCGCGCTGGCTTGAACTTCAGGAGGACAACCCGTTTATAAACCGCCATGGAGATAAGTAAAGAAGGGAAAAGTTAATTTCATTACGCGACCGATCTGCAAAAAATCACGGTTGCTCCTCTTGCTCGCTGGCGTGTTAATAATCCAACCACTCCCGATGTGTCCCTTAGAATTGAAACCAGCCTGACAGGAATCATCATCGAACAAGAGTAACTGCTTTTGAGAAGCAAGCTTGCGAGTATTTTTAAATCGCCGGCTTGGTTCTGGATCGAGCGGGATTTCTCGAATAAAATTTGTTTGCTACAACGGCCGCTATCCTTATATTGTGATGACTAGGTTGCCGATGTGGCGGAATTGGCAGACGCGCTAGACTCAAAATCTAGTACCTTTACGGTGTGTGGGTTCGACCCCCTCCATCGGTACCAACCTAAGAACTCAGTTGCACAGCAACCCACAAGTTGTGCATTTCCTTGATTAACCCACGAATAACCTTGAACAGCCTGGAGCAGGTCATGGCTTTCAATCTCCAATAAAGACGCTGTAGCGCGAGCGTAAAGTTGTGCGGCAACGGCGAAAATTTTCAAAGCGTGAAGTAATTTAACGGTTGTTTGTTTATCCGTTTGAGCCTGCGCCAGGCTCCAGAATTTGAAGCCGGCGCGGGAAGGCAGCGTTAGTTTGTGTATCCCAGACAGTAGTGCCGGATGGCGTAAGGCAATGGCAGGGGAACATCACCTGTCGTGCCCCAGCTTAGTTGACTCACTCCGTTCACATACCAGTTGTCGTTGGAGGGCCGCCATGTAGCCATTTGTGTTATGCCACTGCCAGTATAGTCTCCCGGCACGGGAACATCTCCATTTTGGCCAACCTGTGTGGAGCCCACTCCGTAAATATACCACGTGGCGTTGGAAGGCCGAAACATCGCGATCTGCGTTTTGCCACTGCCAGTATAGTCTCCCGGCACGGGGATGTCTCCCGCCGTGCCAAACTGCACAGCAGCCTGTCCATAGATATACCACTTGTTGTTGGAAGGACGATACACGGCATAATCCACACGGCCGTCGCCATTATAATATCCCGGCACGGGGATGTCTCCATTGGTGCCCCACTGCACAGTGGACCCTCCATTGATATACCACGTACCGTTGGAAGGCCGCCACACCGCGAGCTGCGCCTGACCGGTGCCGACATAATCTGCCGGCACAGGGATGTCTCCACTGGCGCCCCAGTGGGCTGGGTTCAGGCTGGGATAAACATACCAATCGCCGGTGGAAGGCCGCCATACCGCGCGCTGTGCCTGGCCAGTGCCGTTATAATCTGCCGGCACGGCAATATCGGTGCTGGCGCCGTACTGAACTGGGTTCACGCTGGGATAAACATACCAACCGTCGTTGGACGGCCGGTATAAGGAGTAATCGGTCTTTCCGATAACATTGAAATCACAAACGCCCCAAACGGCCGCCGTCGTGAAAAAATTCCACCCGTATTGCAACTGGTTTAGCAACGACGGATTGGTGACCCCGCCACCCGGGGTGTTAAACAAGACGAAGCCGTCATTAGCCCGATGGGCAGGCCAATAGACGAGGCCCACCAGCAATGTGCGACACTCCTGGCATATGCCACGTATGAAACAGACGTCCACGTTGCCGGAAGATACATCGTAGTCCAACCCGCTGAGTGACGGCGCGCCCATTTCGGTGACTATCGTGCGGCTGGCATAACTGCCGACGTGGGTGGCCAAAGCGGTTTTCCAGCCAGCTTCAGTGGTGTATTGGCCCCACGTCGGATAAATGTGGAGGCCCAACTGGCAACCATTGAATCGGGAATCGGCGCCCACTGCTGTAACATCATCGGCGTAACCGGTGCCATCCAGGATAAGGTGATCATCGCTCTTGCTGATAAAGCTCAGGAAGGGCGCATAAACATTGTTTAGCAGATTGGCAGCAGTGTAGCCGTGTGGTTCATTAAACGCCTCATAAAAGACGTGACTGTTACCGCTATAGACACCATCAACTGTTTGCCACATGGACTGCCAGGCGCTGAAGTTGTTAATGATTCCATCCTTGTCGGAGCCATCCCAGCAGGCAAGGTCCACATCCATTCCGTCGGCAATCAATTCGTTAACGTAAGCTTTGACTACCGACCAATTGCCGGAAACAGTTGCGGGATTGATGCCGATGCGGACAAAGTTAATGCCCACACCCTTATCGTAGCTGGCAATGGTGTCGGCCATGGCGGCGGCTTGCGTTGTCGTGGTGCTGGAAGTAATACCGGCGGGATAAATGACGCCATCCTGGAAGTTATCGCCATTATCGGCCCAGTTGCCGCCACGCACCCAGGAGTTATTCGCAAGGGCGGGCGCAGGGGCGAGTAGCGTAACGGCGGCACCGAGCGCGGCCAGGATTATTTTGGTTAAGGAATGATGAATGAGGTATTCTTTCATGTTGGTGTTTGGTTTTGGTTAACGGTTGGGATTTCATGGTGTTTCACGAAACCGGTGATCGCCCGATCCTACCAGACATTTGATGGACGAACTCTCTTCAGTGACGGCGAGCACGCCAGAGTCGTTGACTTGTGATTCTGCCGGCCGCAGGCGTTTTCCCGATTCCGTAATCGTAATATTTCTCTACGCGAGTTTTGGGAATATAAATCGTCGCGCGTGCCGGCCAAGGTCTTGGAGGGTTATTGAAGCCAGGAGAATGTTGAAAGGAAAACCTTTCATCAAATGGCAACAACCCAGTTTTTCGAGGTTAAGACCAGTTCACATCTAATGGCCGCCCTTAAGTCAGAGAGCTGGCAGGCAAATACCCCAGGTAGGCGGCAGGCATGGCTCGCTTCACCGCGGCCGGGGGTGAAGCTTTCCCCATCGGCCTTGTTCTCCTCCGGCACGAGGCGATAGCGAACCGAGGCTGCGGGGGATAAAATCCCCTCCCCCAGCGCACAACGCCCCGGCCGCATAAAATTTTCGATCAATTCGCAAGCGGGGAGGTGCAGGCTTGGACACGGGCCAGATCATCGGAATTGTCGGCTGGCTTATAGTATCCCGTAAAGGTGAGCACAGCTGTTCCGTGCCATTTCCAATACTCGGCGTGGCCGTCGGCAAAGGACCAGGTGGTGCCATTGTTGTGGCGGCTGCCGGGCAGATTCCACCATCTGTTTTGCCCCGAACCCGCTGGGTCAATGGCAAAATCGCCATCATCCACGCTGTTTTCGTTCTCATCAACAAAGACAAACATTTGAGCAGGCCCGGGATTGGGTAGGTTGATTTCGTTGAATTTACGCACCGAATGAGCACCAGTGGCCAGCACCGCGCTTCCCGCCAGATCAGCGGACGTGAATCCTCCCAGCGGATAGTTAATTGAGACGGTTCGTGCCTGGGGCCCCATCGTTGCTACAAAAGTTGTCGGTGGGTTCGCTGGGAAGTTGATCTGCCTCGTATTCGCCGGGCAGGCATAAATCCCAACCGTTTTGTTGTATGGATAGAGAACTCCGTTGGCGATCCATGGCAACGCCGGGTCACTCTGTCCTCCGCCCTGAATCCACGAGTTGGGCAAACCGTTGCCACCGGGCCCGGGTGTGGGCGCCGGTCCGTTGAGTGGCAGAAGTTGGTTGTTGTCGTCAACATACATGGTCCAGCACAGTTGCAACTGCTTCATGTTGTTGAGGCATTGAGTGGTCTTGGCCTTCTGCTTGGCCCTAGCCAACGCCGGCAACAACAACCCTGCCAGGATCGCGATGATGGCAATGACCACCAGCAACTCGATCAACGTAAAACCCGCCCGCCTGCCTGCGCCCGCTTCCCTCAATAGCTTTGCCCCGCCGGACCTGTTTATCTCTCTATTCAACTTTGGTGTGGTATCAGCCATAGTACTTCTCCGGTTCGGGTTTAATCAAGGTTGTGGAAAGATCATGCGGTAAAAGACACTGCTCTTGCTTGCATCCGGCGTGATCGTGATCTGGTTGGTCGAGGTCGAACCTGTAACTGTGTACCAGGAACCCGTAGCAGTGAGGCCTACAGAATTGCTCTGCAACTGCCAGCCGGTGTGGTCCACCGGCCAGGAGAACGTCAGGTGATTATTCGAGGACGACACCACCAGGTTTGTCGGGCTGGAATTAAACAATACAAAATGGTGCTGCGCGCTGAGGTAATTACCCAGCGCCGCAATTTCACCGCTGGACAGGGGCGACGCGGCGACGATCAGTTCGGATAGGTCGCCTGCCAGGCGATTAAAGCCATCAGACCGCGCGCCGATGAACACCTGCTGTCCCATATCGAAGGCGTTCGACTCCTGGAAGTTGCTGTTCAACACGTCGCTTCCCGCAGCCTGGCCATTTAGATAGTGACTGACCATATTGCCCGTCTCGGAAACCGCCACGAGGGAGGGATAGCCGACAGAAGGTCCCTTGGTCGCCGTGTATCCGCCGTAATTAATCCCTGGTGTCGGGCCGGTGCCGTTGCCGCGATTTAATTGTGCCCCTGAAGTG
Above is a genomic segment from Pedosphaera parvula Ellin514 containing:
- a CDS encoding type II secretion system protein encodes the protein MADTTPKLNREINRSGGAKLLREAGAGRRAGFTLIELLVVIAIIAILAGLLLPALARAKQKAKTTQCLNNMKQLQLCWTMYVDDNNQLLPLNGPAPTPGPGGNGLPNSWIQGGGQSDPALPWIANGVLYPYNKTVGIYACPANTRQINFPANPPTTFVATMGPQARTVSINYPLGGFTSADLAGSAVLATGAHSVRKFNEINLPNPGPAQMFVFVDENENSVDDGDFAIDPAGSGQNRWWNLPGSRHNNGTTWSFADGHAEYWKWHGTAVLTFTGYYKPADNSDDLARVQACTSPLAN
- a CDS encoding cellulase family glycosylhydrolase, giving the protein MKEYLIHHSLTKIILAALGAAVTLLAPAPALANNSWVRGGNWADNGDNFQDGVIYPAGITSSTTTTQAAAMADTIASYDKGVGINFVRIGINPATVSGNWSVVKAYVNELIADGMDVDLACWDGSDKDGIINNFSAWQSMWQTVDGVYSGNSHVFYEAFNEPHGYTAANLLNNVYAPFLSFISKSDDHLILDGTGYADDVTAVGADSRFNGCQLGLHIYPTWGQYTTEAGWKTALATHVGSYASRTIVTEMGAPSLSGLDYDVSSGNVDVCFIRGICQECRTLLVGLVYWPAHRANDGFVLFNTPGGGVTNPSLLNQLQYGWNFFTTAAVWGVCDFNVIGKTDYSLYRPSNDGWYVYPSVNPVQYGASTDIAVPADYNGTGQAQRAVWRPSTGDWYVYPSLNPAHWGASGDIPVPADYVGTGQAQLAVWRPSNGTWYINGGSTVQWGTNGDIPVPGYYNGDGRVDYAVYRPSNNKWYIYGQAAVQFGTAGDIPVPGDYTGSGKTQIAMFRPSNATWYIYGVGSTQVGQNGDVPVPGDYTGSGITQMATWRPSNDNWYVNGVSQLSWGTTGDVPLPLPYAIRHYCLGYTN